In one Rattus rattus isolate New Zealand chromosome 16, Rrattus_CSIRO_v1, whole genome shotgun sequence genomic region, the following are encoded:
- the Cldn4 gene encoding claudin-4: protein MASMGLQVLGISLAVLGWLGVILSCSLPMWRVTAFIGSNIVTAQTSWEGLWMNCVVQSTGQMQCKMYDSMLALPQDLQAARALMVISIIVGALGMLLSVVGGKCTNCMEDETVKAKIMITAGAVFIVASMLIMVPVSWTAHNVIRDFYNPLVASGQKREMGASLYIGWAASGLLLLGGGLLCCNCPPRRNEKPYSAKYSAARSVPASNYV from the coding sequence ATGGCGTCCATGGggctgcaggtgctgggaatctcCTTGGCCGTCCTGGGCTGGTTGGGAGTCATCCTGAGTTGTTCGCTCCCCATGTGGCGGGTGACCGCCTTCATCGGCAGCAACATCGTCACGGCGCAGACGAGCTGGGAAGGCCTGTGGATGAACTGCGTGGTGCAGAGTACCGGCCAGATGCAGTGCAAGATGTACGACTCGATGCTGGCCCTGCCGCAGGACCTGCAGGCCGCCCGAGCCCTGATGGTCATCAGCATCATCGTGGGTGCTCTGGGGATGCTTCTCTCAGTGGTAGGGGGCAAGTGCACCAACTGCATGGAGGACGAGACCGTCAAGGCCAAGATCATGATCACAGCCGGAGCCGTGTTCATCGTGGCAAGCATGCTGATTATGGTGCCTGTGTCCTGGACGGCACACAACGTCATCCGCGACTTCTACAACCCTCTGGTGGCTTCCGGGCAGAAAAGGGAGATGGGGGCCTCGCTTTACATCGGCTGGGCGGCCTCTGGGCTGCTGCTCCTGGGAGGAGGCCTCCTGTGCTGCAATTGCCCACCTCGCCGCAACGAAAAGCCCTACTCCGCCAAGTACTCCGCCGCCCGCTCTGTTCCCGCCAGCAACTATGTGTAA